The genomic interval AAAAGCATAAGTTTATTGGTTTAAAGACATCAATGGATGCTTAGCAAAAACTAGTTCTTACGATACCTGCACGCCCACTCTCTTGATAGTAGTTCTCCATGGATTTGCTCATAGAATGATGAATTACAAACCTCACGTCCGGTTTATCAATTCCCATGCCAAAAGCAACAGTTGCCACTACAACCTGAAATAAGGGTAACAAACCATCAAGGTACCAAGACATAATTTGTTTGAATGAGACAAAAACCTATGAAAATATCTGTCTACTTAACCTGGATTTCATTTGCTGCCCATCCTTTATGAACTTTGGTCTTATATTTAGCATCCATATTTGCATGGTAAGTCCCTGCTTTGATTCCCAGTTTCTGCAAACTCACAGTAACTTGTTCCGAGTCCTTCTGAGAAAAACAGTAAACAATTCCTGCACAAAAGCGAAGACAACTTCTTTTAAGGtttcataaagctttttttaaaagataaaaaaagaaaagcaaaaaaagaccaAGGGTGGGGGGGGACCAATAAGTGACCTTTGTGCCTATTCAAGATAAAGTATTGGTAGCCATGAATGAAATTTCAATTATCAatctaaaaagacagaaaaggattACTTTTGCATTACCCTTTACCCTCTGACCTATAATGCTTCCCTTAAATTAGGGGAAAAAGTGACTTAGCTACATTTTAGATTTTTTCTAGTGCAGAGAAACAGTTCAATCTCCAGTTTTGGCTTGTAGGCTAAAGAGAAAATATGGGTACTAATTAGTATAATCATATAAGCACAGTGCTTATGAAAAAGGGTGCTGTCCCTTATGATCTATAGGACATCTGTAATATCTCACCTGAGATTTCAGGTAACTCTGCTTGTCATTAGTCAAACTGGGCTATGTCAAGGATTTCACGCAAAACCAGGCATTTGGAGCACTGTCCATCTGTTTTAGAGAACAATGCATAATGGATGCATCGTAATCATTTCACAGTGAAAtggttgtttttcatttgttaaacATCTTGGTATTGCAGAGCACATTTATTTTGAGCTCACGAACAGAAAACTATGAAAGAAGCCATTCTCTGACAACACAACAGAAAACATGctgcacattttttcattttccaaagcactttttcccctcaaaattattatttcaattttaataTTAGTAAGAAAGATGACAGGAAGTAGGATGAGAGGACTGAAGCACAGCAGCTGAGATGAGAAGTCTGAGAAGTCTGGAGCAGGGAAGACAGGGACAGACCAGAAACAAAAGGCTACATTTAGGTGAGTTGGTCAAAAGAATCTatggctgcttttcttctctctgcagacaTCTGCCCAGCAGATGCACCTTATCTGTATGTATCTATTCGTCCTTTGTTTCTGATCAAATACAGAagagttaatatttttttaagatgtagCATATGAGTTTTTTTTGCCGAGTTGCCTACACGGTCCATCCAAAGGACCCAGCCGTATTGACGGCCCATACAAATATCATTATGAATTCACACAgtaaactgaggaaaaagaaaatatttctttaacattAGTTTTTATTGGTTAAGCTTTTGAGGATATTGAGGTTATAAAGCGAAATATTCCAAAGGGAGGAAAGGTTGTAATTAGGAATACTCTGTATGATTTTAATTCTCTCCACTATTTCTGCAAGCACATCATGATATAGCCTTTAACTATCTactgaaatactatttttctaGTCTAGTGTGTTTCTGCTCACATAATGCACGTTATTACTGCTCAGTAGGGgactatttcattttatgttcaaTGTGATGCTCTAGATTTAATTTACTGCACTATTCAAATCCTGATTAGAATATAGTGAAGCCCCTTATGACATTATAATTCTTTGGGCCTTCATCATCCCTAACAAATACTCTGTAAGCATTAACTTACATTCATAATTTCTCATAGTGATACGGCATCTCCTTTTTCTGCTAAGGAACCAGCTATGGTCAGTGGCAATCACTTAAGTTTGGATGACCATTTTGAGGGGCCTATAATCACATTTTTAAGAGTGTTTAGTGACATAGCACAATTACATTGAAAATAAGCTTCCATCAACATTATCTGCTGTTATGAATGCTTTAGCAACTCTGTAGGTAATACTAGAATTCAAAATTGGATATAAGTAATACGTAGTTTGTGATCAGCTTTGCACAGATTTGTAACCAGGGAGCTGCctagcacagcagcagagacagacaTAGACTTTTGCTCTGGAAAATTAGGTTGTTGCCTTTGTAATATGGCTGTCCTCTCTTTATTTGCAGTCTATATTTTATTGATTACACAAAGCCCAGCTTTTACACTTCTGTCCTTCACCACACAAGCATACTTCACCTCACTCCATATCCATCCTGAACTTTGAATGAAGCGTGAATCTTGGGATCAAACATGAAAAAAGTGTTAAAGATAGTATCCTGACATATAGGCGTCAGAAGGCAGATGAATGAATTCAGAGCATAAAGGTAACCTTTTCTGGACCTTGTTTTTAACAATCTTAAAAATTGCTGCTATTTTACATATGTCAGCATCACTGATTATATTTTAATACTTCAGAAGATGCAAGTACACTGTCAAGATATTTAAACAGTAAGGAATGAAATTCAATTTCTTTTAATGTTGGCTATTTAATGGATGATGAAAGTGGAATCTCTCTGTGCATTTCAGGATCACTGCAAAACATCCCTGTAACACCAAAGATAAATAACATGCTTGTTTATACTGTTTACCTGAGAGTCCTTTGTACCTTCCGTTGATGATCTTAACAATGTCCTCAATGAAATCCTCATTATTTGAAGGTTTATATCGAaccttaaaaataatacatacataGCAGTGCTCTTCAAGTGGGAAAGCAATCCATCAAACAATCCTATTATCTCACTTCTTCCAGTATAATAAACCCATTTATTCTACCACTTAAGCAGAACTACTATATGTTCTGCATATATAGCTTGATTACATCTCAGGAacctcccctccacacccccaAAAGAAGCCCATAAGTTTTCTGTGAAGGACAATAGAAGGAGGCACGGCCAGACAGAAGATATAGCACAATACAATAATTCCTAGCTTTTTGCAGTATGACATGGCATATTCTCTAACAGGCTGCAGCAGCCCGAGCCTGCTACCTCTCTCTCCATGTGCTAACAGTGCTAACTGCTAAGCCTTGTTCATATGAAGAACAGAGCAGCCCAAGTTCCTCTGCAGATGACAGGACATGAAGGTCAGCAAGACAAGGTCATTAAAGACCACCCTGGTTCAGTTCAAAAGCTATACACTGTTAAAGTATATAATTGAAAATCTCTCCTAAAACTAACCAACTATTAACTTCCAGAAAATATAACGTTAATGCAATGCAGTAAGACATACCTCATAGTAAAGATTGGGCCGGTTGAAAGATGCAGTAAAGGTAATGCATTTCTTAACACACAGAATTTTCTGAGCATCCTTCAAAACATGATTTGTAGCAGTTGCAGTCAACCCAATCAATGGAGCATTGGGAAACTGTCGTTTCAAAATACCAAGAGACTTGTAGTCTAAACAAggatacagaaaagagaaaagaaagatttattgTAGCATAAATCCAAGctttagaaagtaaaatattcACATAGCTAGCATTCCGTGAGGTAATATTGCATTAAATCTGTGGCAAGTTAACAAGCAACAACTTAACTGATTTATACATCCAAATGAAGTAGTAAGAAGGTTGCATTTATCAAAATGAATACTGACTTTTGTAACTGAATTTTGTAAGAGCAGCCACAATTCAGGAGATACCACATATAGGAGTGGAAAGTGACATTGCATTAACCGATGCACAGATTAGTTTGCATGTCTGTGCTTATAAACAGTTTTACAGTTAAGACAGCCTTGCTAATAAACAAACAATGTGGAATTAAAATACAAGCACCAAATCGTGCTAAGGAAAGATTTCAAAGGTTTAGTGCTGACAATTACTGGCTACCTTAGTAAAGGAAATGCAGCCTGAGGTACATATCCAAATCCCATTGCCTTTTTCACTGCTATAGCTCTTTTCACTTGGATATCATTTTTACACAAAACTGCAAGGGAAGATTACTAAGGAATCTTTGTTTTGAATCACAGTTCATCTTTCATAGACAGAGAACAGCAACTGATAAGTAAAGTTTACTACAACTGACAAGATAGGAATCAAACTGAAGCAGAAATCTTCTTTCCCTGCGAGTCCAGGGCACTTGTTGCAAATTACTTGAGAAGTGAGTAAAAACTTATGTCACCAATTTCCAAAGTGCACAAGAGTAGCATTATCCCAAATGCAGGTATTTTAAAGGATCACGAGACTTAGCATCCTAGAACAAAATTCTTTGACTCAGTCACTCAAAATGTTAGGGAATACGATATAaaatgataccttttttttttctgcagcaataGATAACAGAGCACTATTATCCAAATTAAAGATAGCAGccaaaatcttttccattttattacgCTCCAGTTAAAACAGACCCAAGTGGTAGCTTTTCAGAGGACTGACAATGAAATCTGCATTGAAATTGTCCTTATTTGCATGAACCTGGACAAGGATATAGTCATTTGTGAATAATATTTAAAGTCTAACATAAGTATTTTACTTAtctaaaaatggaaatatttacttAATGCGTGAAGAAAACACTTGGCTTTATCTCAGGCCTAGCTCATCATTTATTGATGCCTGAATCAAGCACTATTGCACACTGCAAACTATTTCTAATGAGCATACCAGGCCTGAAGTCATGGCCCCACTGACTACAACAATGGACCTCATCTACGGCAACACGAGCAAGACATCCTGCTTGATAAGCTTTCTCTAGCTTTGACATGAACATCTTGCTTTTTGCAATCTTCTCCGGGGTCACATAAATGAGCTTCAGTTGTGAGTTTTTGTTCAGCATTTCAGCATGAACCCACTTCACATGCTCCTGttcaaaacaaaaggagaaatcaGAGGCTAACAAACTAGGATGACACACAGAAGTTGCTAAATGCTAGGATTACTAAGAGGCTATTAATAATTTAGGGAACAATTAACAGAGGCTGAAactattacatatttttttttacccCTACTATAAGTCCTTGCAGAagataaatgaaatattaattctAATACTGGGAAATTCTATCACAGAAGTTTGAAAAGAACAGCTATTGAATATTGGTCTTTGCTTCATCATGTGGTATCAGTAATTGCCCCATAAACTATCATGTACAAAACATGTCTCTGGtgctataaatataaaataatttcttataCACATCAACTATTACCAACTGTAATCTTTTTTACTGAGTTTTCAAAGTGCTCTACCTGAAAGCAAGCTCAAAGTTTGTCATATTGCATCAAGCCATTAATCCATCAAATCCAGTATCGCGGGCAAGCTAATAACCATGACCTCTTGATagtcaggaaataaaatatttcactgtgaaaAGCAGTTGATTATTAGCATATTGGGAAATAAGTTGCTTCCGGGTCTCTGGAGCAAACAGTTTACCATCCTAAAGTAAGAGAAATAATCATATGTATGAGTCTGTACTGCTCAACATGTCACTAGTGCAAAAGATCatctcctccaatcttctttgaAATCTAGAAACAGTAAAAAGATACAACACATGCAGGTGAAAGGTACTTCCCATCCCTAAAACAGTCCTATGGAATCTATTTATTCCATGAAAGGTGTTGGCTTAcatcaggtttttgtttttaaaaaataagaatgcaAAATACTCATTCACATTATCCATatcacagcacagagctgcaacACTTTGTTGACAGAGTGACATTAGCTGATAGAACTGTTCAGTTAGTATTCATAAATAGTAAAGTTCATTGCCAGTCCCTTCCTCACAAAATCACATCAGAGCTTAGCAATTCAACATACCTTACTGCTTGAGGCATTTAATAAAGTTGCAGAAATGCCAAGTTGTTCCAAAACCATGAGCTGATCTTCCATAAGTGATATCAAAGGACATATCACAAGTGTGAAACCTGTAACAATCAATCATTTGTCTCATCTGAACTGTTCAGTTTGCATAACATCCCCTGCATTACTTTATTTATAATTAATGCATCAACCTTGTTCTGACATAACTGCCTAACACAAGCTTAAACTTCATACTCAGTAGCAGACTCCCCTCTTGGGTAGCTGGTGAACAAGTGCTAGCTCACATCTGGTTAACTAGGGTTACGTCTAGATTACATGCAAGGGTTACATCTGATCAACCACCTGTGACATGCCCCCTTCTCTTAGACTCCAGACCACAAACAACTCAGCTGCAAATATGAAACAAAGTATCAGAACTAATTCATAAACAAAGTAAGTTGGATTCACAGTCATCTCAAGAGGTGCTAATTTACCACACAACTAAACAATACAAGGCATTTCTAAGTTTAGTCTTTATGAATAAATTAATTATCAAGCTATTGGATGGGTAATTTTcccaaaaaggtttaaaaatttcAGGTGGATACTTGCTCTTTAAAGTGAATAAGCAAAGCCTGTCCCACACAACCCAAAGCTAAAACTTCCAACAGGGGAACAGACCAATAACAGGTATCCCTGCTTTGCTAATTTACACTCTCTATattgaagtaaaagaaaaaatagtgacaAACTTTTTCAAAAGTTCTTTCAGTGTATAATAATATAACGTGTTGAGAGGAAGCTGGATAAATgtgatttaaaacatttaaaaagcatgTCTGCTCTAAAGCTGCTATtgctcctttaaagaaaaatacagcaaaagagaaaagcaaatatttctagTAAACCTCCAAAGTAGTATAAAAGGGGGGAAAACTAAATAGAATTGTTTGTAcacaacctttttttccccttcacataCCATCAGAACAGACAGCTGGTAACTGATAGCAAAGGCTCTTTCCACCACCTGTAGGCATGACAAGAAATATATCCTTTCCTGCCATTGCAGCATTTACTGTTTCAAGTTGCAGAGACCTAAACTTCTGGAGTTTAAACTTGTTCTGCAGCGCTGTTTTGATCTTCTCATACCAGGGAAAAtctgttaaagagaaaaaataatcaattaCAGAATTTATTATGTTAAAATATAGGAAGCAAAAATAACTTAACCACTTCTGAAAGTAGTACAATTTTACATCAGGGAAAGTGTTCAAAGGCTGAATAAAGGCACAAAAAAATCTACACACAAACTGAGTCTGTATAAATTAAATTTCTATAAGATGCAGTATTGAAAATCCTGTGAAAATGCAAATACTATCCTCCTTCTATCTAAAGGCTTTCATTGCATATAAATGTGAACTGATGCTAATATTAAACTTGCATAGGTGAAGGACTTTACGGTGTTCATTTTCAAGTGACTTGATTGGCCCAAAATGAAAGGCAAGCGAGAAGACCaccttgaaaacaaataaaatcagataCTGAGCCCTAAAGCAGTCTCACCGCTAAGTTGCCCAAATGCTTCCCTCATACAAATCCAATGATTACAAATAGCATAGTGAAGGCAGGACAGGAACCACCTGTTCCATATATTATAGAAATTATAAACTAGAATCCAAAAGAGGGGTGAGGAGTTTTGTCTTCCCCCAAATCATCACTCCAGCATttttataacacttttttttttcttaataaagatTTAAACATCTGTCatcattttaagagaaaataccAGGAAAACTTGAATTTCAGATTCACCAGGAGGCTTATTAGCCATTTTTcacattaataaaataaaaatgtagaaacaCTGTAGGAATTCCATACTATATTGCATATGATGCTAGAATTAACTTTAAGGTTTGAGGCAGCATTGCTTCCTAATTTATGGAGATCACAGTCAAGATCCAAAAGTCCTCTGAAGTCAAAGAAAGCCTCCCAGTGACCTCAGTGAGCTTTGGATTGAGGCCAAATTTAGCTACTGTGCTTATTCATCATGAACACATGCAGCATCTGATTGAAAATATGTTAGTTTTTTAGTTTTCCAAGCACAGAAGAAGAGACCTACGCATAAAGTCACTCAGAACAAATCAATTTGTTCAATAGCACCAATTTGCAACTATTAAGCAGCAGTATTACATGcacataatatatttttttcaaatacagacaaATAAGGGTTAGACTACActttcatttcacaaaaaaaggaggggatACATACAGTAGCTACAGACAGGAACTAATAATGCACTTCTGAAATACAACTAAAgtaaagagaagggagaaaaaataacaataaagagaaaaggtCAGAACTGAGTTTGGCTACAGACAACACAGTCAAGACTCACCAGCCATCCTGGACttcagttaatattttatttgaaagacaGCACTTGAAAAAGAACAGCAGCCCTCACACATAGGGTGCTTCTTTTTCAGCTTGGCATAAATCTGCTGCACTCTATATTCCTTTCAGCAATCAGCATTCACCTAATTTGCCTCATTTGGTAAGATGTTGGGGCCACACAACATCAATGTCCTACCCACTCATGTAGGAAGAATCACAAAGACAGTGAGAAGTAACTTTAAGAGTGTAAGACTGTCATTACCAGATCCTCAAAATacctaaaataataatttctggtTCAAAAATAAAGAGAGGAATATAAGTACTGCAGGACAGCTAGATGTACTCAGTGTTTCTTCTAGCAAATCCAATCAAATTATGACACTGCAACAAGGAGAGGGTAAAAGTGGTTATAATAAGCCATTATTTTCATAATTCTGCCTGGAAGAACTCAGATTAGTACTCAGGAATGTCGAAGGAGGCAAGTACAAACATTATGCTGTGTAGTTAAGATAGTAGGCCAGCTGTTCACCAACTGAAAAAGTGAAATGAGACAATATCATCATTATCCAAAAAGAATTCTGAACGAAAGCATTTTTCCCTTACTGCATTAGAATACCTCCATGTTAAAACACTTGAATTTGACtctgcaaacctttttttttccatgcctcaGCTGAGCTTTCAGCCTCTTCACTTCCTCCGGCTTCTGAATCTTCCGAGGACTGCTTTATCAGCCTCTTCAGCACCATCTTCTTATGAATGAGTTCCTGCTGTTTATCCAGAAGCTCCTGAATCTGCATCTCCACTGCCTGAAGCTCATTTTCAATGCATACCAGTTCCTCCTCTAGCACTAAAGGGAAAAGCAAGATAAAGCAGGAGAGAGACTATACTAACCTGCTAATCACAGTTTTAAGTGGCATCATATTTTATATCTATTGAGTGAGAGCAATCCAAATTAAACACACAGCAAAAGTGTCTAGAGAAACAACCCGATAGCATTACAACATCTAATCTCTGTATTTACCATGTACATATACCTGTAACAAGGCTTACTAACATATTTCTTAGATAAGTAGGTCACACACCTATTGTAAATTGTGATCTCTGCTGCACTGTATGAGGGATATGCAATACTAATGATGACTGACTGCATTGGTTAGTatgggggggagggaaatcaCGTCACAGTCTAGTCTCCCAAAAGCATCATCTCTCCACTGAAACACTTGCAAGTATTTCTTCCTGCAGAGGTATACTGAGCTATGAAAAGCATCTAATCTGCCTTGACATTAAAGCTCAAACAGGTAAAATGAACGCTCCAGTCAATTCCAAGATGAGCACAACCCCAGCCAATTTTCAGTAGAAAGTATTTACATGTAAAGCAACATTAATCTCAGCAAGTAAAGGtcttttaaagacagaaataggGACGTTAGCTACAAGCTAGCCTTCATGCACCCAGCTCTTCCTTCTACGTAGGACCAGACAACCTGCCGAGTGTCAAGGCTtggacacagaagaaaaaagttacaggtcttcagatgcagagagaaaggcAGTACCTTTACCTGAACCAACTGATACAACTGgagatgaaaataaacatatatattggGTTCAAGTACCTTTACCTGAACCAACTGATACAACTGGAGATGAAAATAAACATGTATCAGTTGGTTCAGGTAAAGGTACCTGAACCCAATATATAACTGgagatgaaaataaacatatatactGGGATGGGTGGGAAGCAACACATtcccttctgcccccccccccaaaaaaataaaaataaaaaacaccagaCAAACTTTTACGAACACAGGCCATTCTTcagatctgaaaaaataaaagcaaatattcCCAAGATCTTGTTCAAGTTATCTAAGAGACTCTACGGCATGAATTTACGCCCCTAAGTGCACTTGTGTGAATTATAGATTGTGTTTCAGAATTCAGCCCCTAGGGTTTAAAAGCATAATTAATACATGTTACATGTTGCCATATGTGTACCATCATTTCAAAGTCCGTTTACATAAGCATAGGAAGAAATATGTcaccattttatttcaaaataatacattttggtCCAAACAAGAAGATAAAATAATCGTCACATATGGTAGCAAAAACATATCGTATAGAAAAAGATATTCACATTAGAAATTACACAAAATAGGAACACTTGTCTTCCAAAGTGCCCACCGTTACACCAAAGGAAAGAGTTGGAAGTGTCTTAAAATATGCAGTACATTTGCAAAATATTAAGGACCATATAACTTCCTAAACAAGACTACCTTAATTTTAGTTTATACCTAAGAAACAAAAAGGTATCCAG from Struthio camelus isolate bStrCam1 chromosome 1, bStrCam1.hap1, whole genome shotgun sequence carries:
- the RECQL gene encoding ATP-dependent DNA helicase Q1, with amino-acid sequence MAAVAVLEEELVCIENELQAVEMQIQELLDKQQELIHKKMVLKRLIKQSSEDSEAGGSEEAESSAEAWKKKDFPWYEKIKTALQNKFKLQKFRSLQLETVNAAMAGKDIFLVMPTGGGKSLCYQLPAVCSDGFTLVICPLISLMEDQLMVLEQLGISATLLNASSSKEHVKWVHAEMLNKNSQLKLIYVTPEKIAKSKMFMSKLEKAYQAGCLARVAVDEVHCCSQWGHDFRPDYKSLGILKRQFPNAPLIGLTATATNHVLKDAQKILCVKKCITFTASFNRPNLYYEVRYKPSNNEDFIEDIVKIINGRYKGLSGIVYCFSQKDSEQVTVSLQKLGIKAGTYHANMDAKYKTKVHKGWAANEIQVVVATVAFGMGIDKPDVRFVIHHSMSKSMENYYQESGRAGRDDQKADCILYYGFGDIFRISSMVVMENVGQEKLYDMVSYCQNVNKCRRVLIAHHFDEVWDSANCNRMCDNCCRENSFQKIDITEYCGDLIKILEQAENMSEKLTPLKLIDAWLGKGASKFRVTEVTPPKRTREELERIIAHLLLQQYLKEDFSFTAFATISYLKIGPKADLLKNEAHIITIQGTTNEKSIYRNKPSQSADLKGSGGNTQNISKNIQDSAVKKSQEHKRPNCGTTLKAKKLKLQAGGNEKPIVLD